One genomic window of Pseudomonas aeruginosa includes the following:
- a CDS encoding amino acid ABC transporter ATP-binding protein, with amino-acid sequence MIEVRNLLKVFDTRGQVVRAVDDVSTRVARGEVLVVIGPSGSGKSTFLRCLNGLEEFDEGSVSIDGVDLADPRTDINAYRREVGMVFQHFNLFPHMTVLENLCLAQRVVRKRGKAEREAKARALLAKVGIGQKADEYPSRLSGGQQQRVAIARALCMDPKVMLFDEPTSALDPEMVGEVLDVMKTLAVEGMTMVCVTHEMGFAREVADRVLFFDHGKLLEDAPPAQFFDNPQDPRAQAFLRQVL; translated from the coding sequence GTGATTGAAGTACGCAACCTGCTGAAGGTCTTCGATACCCGCGGCCAGGTAGTGCGCGCGGTGGACGACGTGAGTACCCGCGTGGCCAGGGGCGAGGTACTGGTGGTGATCGGTCCGTCCGGTTCCGGCAAGTCGACCTTCCTGCGCTGCCTGAACGGCCTGGAGGAGTTCGACGAAGGCTCGGTGAGCATCGACGGCGTCGACCTGGCCGACCCGAGGACCGACATCAATGCCTACCGCCGCGAAGTCGGCATGGTGTTCCAGCATTTCAACCTGTTCCCGCACATGACCGTGCTCGAGAACCTCTGCCTGGCCCAACGCGTGGTGCGCAAGCGCGGCAAGGCCGAGCGCGAGGCCAAGGCGCGGGCGCTGCTGGCCAAGGTCGGCATCGGGCAGAAGGCCGACGAATATCCCTCGCGCCTGTCCGGCGGCCAGCAGCAGCGCGTGGCGATCGCTCGCGCGTTGTGCATGGACCCCAAGGTGATGCTGTTCGACGAACCGACCTCGGCGCTCGATCCGGAGATGGTCGGCGAAGTCCTCGACGTCATGAAGACCCTGGCCGTGGAAGGCATGACCATGGTCTGCGTGACCCACGAGATGGGCTTTGCCCGCGAAGTGGCCGACCGCGTGCTGTTCTTCGACCACGGCAAGCTGCTGGAGGACGCGCCGCCGGCGCAGTTCTTCGACAATCCGCAGGACCCGCGGGCCCAGGCCTTCCTCCGTCAGGTCCTCTAG
- a CDS encoding amino acid ABC transporter permease, whose product MTKKKRSVWPWHLLTGLILLVLAWALWFSTSLISYEWRWNRVPQYFAYQAEEPLRANEIGRVEAIEEQGRDARVTLLGESGEKQVVTVAQDSLQFSEGDDVAEGDAVGVTRHWAAGPLLWGLWTTLWLSLVSGAIGLAIGLVAGLCRLSKNPTLHDLSTIYVELVRGTPLLVQIFIFYFFIGTVLNLSREFAGVAALALFTGAYVAEIIRAGVQSIARGQNEAARSLGLNAGQSMRYVILPQAFKRVLPPLAGQFISLVKDTSLVSVIAITELTKSGREAITTSFSTFEIWFCVAALYLLLNLPLSHMASRLERRLGQSD is encoded by the coding sequence GTGACCAAGAAGAAACGTTCCGTCTGGCCCTGGCACCTGCTGACCGGGCTGATCCTGCTGGTCCTGGCCTGGGCGCTGTGGTTCTCCACCTCGCTGATTTCCTATGAATGGCGCTGGAACCGCGTTCCGCAGTACTTCGCCTACCAGGCCGAGGAGCCTTTACGGGCCAACGAGATCGGCCGGGTCGAGGCTATCGAGGAACAGGGCAGGGACGCGCGCGTCACGCTGCTTGGCGAGAGCGGCGAGAAGCAGGTCGTGACCGTCGCCCAGGACAGCCTGCAATTCTCCGAAGGCGACGACGTGGCCGAGGGCGACGCGGTCGGGGTGACCCGCCACTGGGCCGCCGGCCCACTGCTCTGGGGCCTGTGGACCACCCTCTGGCTATCGCTGGTGTCCGGTGCCATCGGTCTGGCTATCGGCCTGGTCGCCGGCCTCTGCCGGCTGTCGAAGAACCCGACCCTGCACGACCTGTCGACGATCTACGTCGAGCTGGTGCGCGGCACGCCGTTGCTGGTGCAGATCTTCATCTTCTACTTCTTCATCGGCACCGTGCTCAACCTGTCCCGCGAGTTCGCCGGGGTCGCGGCGCTGGCGCTGTTCACCGGCGCCTACGTGGCCGAGATCATCCGGGCCGGCGTGCAGTCCATCGCCCGCGGACAGAACGAGGCCGCCCGCTCCCTGGGCCTGAACGCCGGCCAGTCGATGCGCTACGTGATCCTGCCGCAGGCCTTCAAGCGCGTGCTGCCGCCGCTGGCCGGGCAGTTCATCAGCCTGGTCAAGGACACCTCGCTGGTCTCGGTGATCGCCATCACCGAACTGACCAAGAGCGGCCGCGAGGCGATCACCACCTCGTTCTCCACCTTCGAGATCTGGTTCTGCGTCGCCGCGTTGTACCTGCTGTTGAACCTGCCCCTTTCGCACATGGCATCCCGACTGGAGCGGAGGCTCGGACAAAGTGATTGA
- a CDS encoding transporter substrate-binding domain-containing protein encodes MKKYLASLVLGVCALVGVASVQAAGAVEDAVKRGTLRVGMDPTYMPFEMTNKRGQIIGFEVDLLKAMAKSMGVKLELVSTSYDGIIPALLTDKFDMIGSGMTLTQERNLRLNFSEPFIVVGQTLLVRKELEGKIKSYKDLNDPQYSITSKIGTTGEIVARKLISKAKYHGFDNEPEAVMDVVNGKADAFIYDSPYNVVAVSKFGAGKLVYLDQPFTYEPLAFGLKKGDYDSINFINNFLHQIREDGTYQRIHDKWFKNTEWLKEME; translated from the coding sequence ATGAAAAAGTATCTTGCTTCATTGGTTCTGGGCGTCTGCGCCCTGGTGGGCGTGGCTTCGGTCCAGGCGGCCGGCGCGGTGGAGGACGCGGTCAAGCGCGGCACCCTGCGGGTCGGCATGGACCCGACCTACATGCCGTTCGAGATGACCAACAAGCGTGGCCAGATCATCGGCTTCGAAGTCGACCTGCTCAAGGCCATGGCCAAGTCCATGGGCGTCAAGCTGGAGCTGGTCTCCACCAGCTACGACGGCATCATCCCGGCGCTGCTGACCGACAAGTTCGACATGATCGGCTCGGGCATGACCCTGACCCAGGAGCGCAACCTGCGCCTGAACTTCTCCGAGCCCTTCATCGTGGTCGGCCAGACCCTGCTGGTGCGCAAGGAACTGGAAGGCAAGATCAAGTCCTACAAGGACCTGAACGATCCGCAGTACAGCATCACCTCGAAGATCGGCACCACCGGTGAGATCGTTGCCCGCAAGCTGATCAGCAAGGCCAAGTACCACGGCTTCGACAACGAGCCGGAAGCGGTGATGGACGTGGTCAACGGCAAGGCTGACGCCTTCATCTACGACTCGCCCTACAACGTGGTGGCGGTGAGCAAGTTCGGCGCCGGCAAGCTGGTCTACCTCGACCAGCCGTTCACCTACGAGCCGCTGGCGTTCGGCCTGAAGAAAGGCGACTACGACAGCATCAATTTCATCAACAACTTCCTCCATCAGATCCGCGAAGACGGCACCTATCAGCGCATCCACGACAAGTGGTTCAAGAACACCGAGTGGCTGAAGGAAATGGAATGA
- the mdoH gene encoding glucans biosynthesis glucosyltransferase MdoH: MNNPSTTKAPLADYLAHLPLAEEERERLGESASFSELHARLAGAEGAAADAGGDPALASVRARLQLGTPELDDAEMFGVDARGRTFLKISPPIRRTKVIPEPWRTNILVRGWRRLTGRSNPPKPKRALPRARWQRVGSLRRFILLLLMLAQTSVATYYMKGILPYQGWAFVDLEELAQQSLLDTVQQVLPYVIQFGILALFAILFCWVSAGFWTALMGFWELLTGRDRYRISGSSAGSEPIAADARTAIVMPICNEDVPRVFAGLRATVESMAATGEMERFDFFVLSDTNDPDIAVAEQQAWLELCRETKGFGKIFYRRRRRRVKRKSGNIDDFCRRWGGDYRYMVVMDADSVMSGDCLAKLVRLMEANPEAGIIQTAPKASGMDTLYARMQQFATRVYGPLFTAGLHFWQLGESHYWGHNAIIRMQPFIDHCALAPLPGKGSFAGAILSHDFVEAALMRRAGWGVWIAYDLDGSYEELPPNLLDELKRDRRWCHGNLMNFRLFLVKGMHPVHRAVFLTGVMSYLSAPLWFFFLVLSTALLAVHQLMEPQYFLEPRQLFPIWPQWHPEKAIALFSTTLTLLFLPKLLSVMLIWAKGAKGFGGVIRVTLSMLLEMFFSVLLAPVRMLFHTRFVLAAFLGWSVQWNSPQRDDDATPWSEAIRRHGMQTLLGIAWTLLVAWLNPRFLWWLSPIVGSLILSIPVSVISSRVKLGLRARDEKLFLIPEEYDTPRELRATDEYTYENRWHALKDGFLKAAVDPLLNALACAMGTARHNRAQAIETVRGERIGKAIDKGPEQLDGTTRLALLSDPVALSRLHTRVWEEDRDDWLGRWRKAEADDPHAASVPLAQVVPGDAGLLPAAQS; encoded by the coding sequence ATGAATAACCCATCCACTACGAAAGCACCGCTGGCCGACTACCTCGCTCATCTTCCCCTGGCGGAAGAGGAGCGGGAGCGACTTGGCGAGTCCGCTTCCTTCTCCGAGCTGCACGCTCGCCTGGCGGGAGCGGAAGGCGCCGCTGCCGATGCCGGGGGCGATCCCGCCCTGGCCTCGGTACGCGCCCGCCTGCAGCTGGGCACCCCTGAGCTGGACGACGCCGAGATGTTCGGCGTCGACGCCCGGGGTCGCACCTTCCTCAAGATTTCCCCGCCGATCCGCCGTACCAAGGTGATTCCCGAGCCCTGGCGCACCAACATCCTGGTGCGCGGCTGGCGTCGGCTGACCGGACGCAGCAACCCGCCCAAGCCCAAGCGTGCCCTGCCGCGGGCCCGCTGGCAGCGGGTCGGCTCGCTGCGCCGGTTCATCCTGCTGTTGTTGATGCTGGCGCAGACCTCGGTCGCCACCTACTACATGAAAGGCATCCTGCCCTACCAGGGCTGGGCCTTCGTCGACCTGGAGGAGCTGGCCCAGCAGAGCCTGCTGGATACCGTCCAGCAGGTGCTGCCCTATGTCATCCAGTTCGGCATCCTGGCGCTCTTCGCGATCCTCTTCTGCTGGGTCTCGGCCGGCTTCTGGACCGCGCTGATGGGCTTCTGGGAGCTGCTCACCGGGCGTGACCGCTACCGGATCTCCGGCAGCAGCGCCGGCAGCGAGCCGATCGCCGCCGACGCCCGCACGGCGATCGTCATGCCGATCTGCAACGAAGACGTGCCGCGGGTATTCGCCGGCCTGCGGGCGACCGTCGAGTCGATGGCCGCCACCGGCGAGATGGAGCGCTTCGACTTCTTCGTCCTCAGCGACACCAACGACCCGGATATCGCCGTCGCCGAGCAGCAGGCCTGGCTCGAGCTGTGCCGCGAGACCAAGGGCTTCGGCAAGATCTTCTACCGTCGCCGCCGGCGTCGGGTGAAGCGCAAGAGCGGCAACATCGACGACTTCTGCCGGCGCTGGGGCGGCGACTACCGCTACATGGTGGTGATGGACGCCGACAGCGTGATGAGCGGCGACTGCCTGGCCAAGCTGGTACGCCTGATGGAGGCCAATCCTGAGGCGGGGATCATCCAGACCGCGCCGAAGGCGTCCGGCATGGACACCCTGTATGCGCGCATGCAGCAGTTCGCCACCCGCGTCTACGGCCCGCTGTTCACCGCCGGCCTGCACTTCTGGCAACTCGGCGAGTCGCACTACTGGGGCCACAACGCGATCATCCGCATGCAGCCCTTCATCGACCACTGCGCCCTGGCGCCGTTGCCGGGCAAGGGCTCGTTCGCCGGCGCGATCCTGTCCCACGACTTCGTCGAGGCTGCGTTGATGCGCCGTGCCGGCTGGGGCGTGTGGATCGCCTACGACCTCGACGGCAGCTACGAAGAACTGCCGCCGAACCTGCTCGACGAACTCAAGCGCGACCGCCGCTGGTGCCACGGCAACCTGATGAACTTCCGCCTGTTCCTGGTCAAGGGCATGCACCCGGTGCACCGCGCGGTGTTCCTCACCGGGGTCATGTCCTACCTGTCGGCGCCGTTGTGGTTCTTCTTCCTGGTGCTTTCCACCGCGCTGCTGGCGGTGCACCAACTGATGGAGCCGCAGTACTTCCTGGAACCGCGGCAGCTGTTCCCGATCTGGCCGCAGTGGCATCCGGAGAAGGCCATCGCGTTGTTCTCCACCACCCTGACCCTGTTGTTCCTGCCCAAGCTGCTCAGCGTAATGCTGATCTGGGCCAAGGGCGCCAAGGGTTTCGGCGGGGTGATCCGGGTGACCCTGAGCATGCTCCTGGAGATGTTCTTCTCGGTGCTGCTGGCGCCGGTGCGCATGCTCTTCCACACCCGCTTCGTGCTGGCCGCCTTCCTCGGCTGGTCGGTGCAGTGGAACTCGCCGCAGCGCGACGACGACGCCACGCCCTGGAGCGAGGCGATCCGCCGGCACGGCATGCAGACCCTGCTGGGTATCGCCTGGACCCTGCTGGTGGCCTGGCTCAACCCGCGCTTCCTGTGGTGGCTGTCGCCGATCGTCGGTTCGCTGATCCTGTCGATCCCGGTATCGGTGATCTCCAGCCGGGTGAAGCTGGGCCTGCGCGCCCGCGACGAAAAGCTGTTCCTGATCCCGGAGGAGTACGACACGCCGCGCGAGCTGCGCGCCACCGACGAGTACACCTACGAGAACCGCTGGCATGCGCTCAAGGATGGCTTCCTCAAGGCCGCCGTCGATCCGTTGCTCAACGCCCTGGCCTGCGCCATGGGCACGGCTCGCCACAACCGTGCGCAAGCCATCGAGACGGTGCGCGGCGAGCGTATCGGCAAGGCCATCGATAAGGGCCCGGAACAGCTCGACGGCACCACGCGCCTGGCTCTGTTGAGTGACCCGGTAGCACTTTCGCGCCTGCATACGCGGGTCTGGGAAGAGGACCGCGACGACTGGCTCGGCCGCTGGCGCAAGGCCGAGGCGGACGACCCCCACGCCGCCAGCGTACCGCTGGCCCAGGTAGTGCCCGGCGACGCCGGCCTGCTGCCCGCCGCCCAGTCCTGA
- a CDS encoding glucan biosynthesis protein G: MIFRSVSNTDFRARVRTLLLAGSTALAFVAAPVWAFSIDDVASKAKDLAGDKYSAPTSNLPSEFSEMKFADYQQIRFINERAYWGKLKTPFKLSFYHQGMHFDTPVKINEVTATTVKPIKYDRTKFDFGSLKFDENATKDLGYAGFRVLYPINKADKQDEIATFLGASYFRVVGKGQVYGLSARGLAIDTALPSGEEFPRFREFWIERPKAQDKQLVIYALLDSPRATGAYRFVLRPGKDAVMDVQARVFLRDKVSKLGLAPLTSMYLFGSNQPSEQHNFRPELHDSSGLQIHAGNGEWLWRPLNNPKHLSVSTFSVENPKGFGLLQRGREFSRYEDLDDRYDLRPSAWIEPKGDWGKGTVELVEIPTPDETNDNIVAFWNPETQPEVGKPLDFAYRLHWTMDEDELHDPKSSWVKQTMRSVGDVKQKNLIRQQDGSTALVVDFEGPALKDLAPDAPVTTQVSTDSNAEVVENSLRYNPVLKGWRLTLRIKVKDPKKPVEMRAALVDEAQKPLSETWSYQLPADE; this comes from the coding sequence GTGATTTTCCGTTCCGTTTCAAACACCGATTTCCGCGCCCGCGTGCGCACCCTGCTGCTTGCCGGCTCGACCGCGCTGGCATTCGTCGCCGCCCCGGTATGGGCGTTCAGCATCGACGACGTGGCGAGCAAGGCCAAGGACCTGGCCGGCGACAAGTATTCCGCGCCGACCAGCAACCTGCCATCGGAATTCAGCGAAATGAAATTCGCCGATTACCAGCAGATCCGTTTTATCAACGAGCGCGCCTACTGGGGCAAGCTGAAGACGCCGTTCAAGCTGAGCTTCTATCACCAGGGCATGCACTTCGACACGCCGGTGAAGATCAACGAGGTGACCGCTACCACGGTCAAGCCGATCAAGTACGATCGCACCAAATTCGATTTCGGATCCCTGAAGTTCGACGAGAATGCCACCAAGGATCTCGGCTATGCCGGTTTCCGCGTGCTCTATCCGATCAACAAGGCCGACAAGCAGGACGAGATCGCCACCTTCCTTGGCGCGAGCTACTTCCGCGTGGTCGGCAAGGGCCAGGTCTACGGTCTGTCGGCGCGCGGCCTGGCGATCGATACCGCGCTGCCTTCGGGCGAAGAGTTCCCGCGCTTCCGCGAATTCTGGATCGAGCGGCCGAAGGCGCAGGACAAGCAACTGGTGATCTACGCCCTGCTCGACTCGCCGCGGGCCACCGGCGCCTACCGCTTCGTGCTGCGTCCGGGCAAGGATGCGGTGATGGATGTCCAGGCCCGCGTGTTCCTCCGCGACAAGGTCAGCAAACTGGGCCTGGCGCCGCTGACCAGCATGTACCTGTTCGGCTCCAACCAGCCGTCCGAGCAGCACAACTTCCGGCCCGAGCTGCATGACTCCAGCGGTCTGCAGATCCATGCCGGCAACGGCGAGTGGCTGTGGCGTCCGCTGAACAATCCGAAGCACCTGTCGGTGAGCACCTTCAGCGTGGAGAACCCGAAAGGCTTCGGCCTGCTCCAGCGCGGCCGCGAGTTCTCCCGCTACGAAGACCTGGACGACCGCTACGACCTGCGTCCGAGCGCCTGGATCGAGCCGAAGGGCGACTGGGGCAAGGGCACCGTGGAACTGGTGGAAATCCCGACCCCGGACGAAACCAACGACAATATCGTCGCGTTCTGGAACCCCGAGACCCAGCCTGAGGTCGGAAAGCCGCTGGACTTCGCCTACCGCCTGCACTGGACCATGGATGAAGACGAGCTGCACGACCCGAAATCCTCCTGGGTCAAGCAGACCATGCGCTCGGTCGGCGACGTGAAGCAGAAGAACCTGATCCGCCAGCAGGACGGCAGCACCGCCCTGGTCGTCGACTTCGAAGGGCCGGCCCTGAAGGACCTGGCGCCGGACGCGCCGGTGACCACCCAGGTCAGCACCGACAGCAACGCCGAGGTGGTGGAGAACAGCCTGCGTTACAACCCGGTCCTGAAAGGCTGGCGCCTGACGCTGCGGATCAAGGTCAAGGATCCGAAGAAGCCGGTGGAAATGCGCGCGGCGCTGGTCGACGAGGCGCAGAAGCCACTGAGCGAAACCTGGAGCTATCAGCTGCCTGCCGATGAATAA